A single genomic interval of Gammaproteobacteria bacterium harbors:
- the argA gene encoding amino-acid N-acetyltransferase, which produces MSDNTLQQYVSWFRNSSPYINAHKGKTFVLVFGGEVVADELFSAIVHDIALLSTLGVKLVLVHGSRRQVEESLLAAKVQSALANGRRITDAPALALAVQAAGVLRARIEALLSMGIANSPMHGARIRVCGGNFVTAQPFGVHEGVDFQHTGRLRRVDREGIAAQLALGNIVLISPLGYSPTGEIFNLSKEEVAVSVASALAADKLILLEDALIRDADGQPLRDLPIQLAQSLFEHSPTPVLDAAIQACQLGVERCHVLDYRRDGALLQELFTRDGVGTMINRGGYENIRMAGIEDVGGIMELIEPLERDGTLVRRSRERLEIDISGFSVVERDGAIIACAALFPDQPNQSAELACVATAPHYRRSGRANRLLEHIEGRARTLGITRLFVLTTRTAHWFLERGFHAAELSELPEKRRELYNYQRNSLVFIKALDS; this is translated from the coding sequence ATGAGTGACAACACCCTGCAGCAATATGTGAGCTGGTTTCGCAACTCCTCCCCCTACATCAACGCCCACAAGGGCAAGACCTTCGTGCTGGTATTCGGTGGCGAGGTCGTCGCCGACGAGCTGTTCTCGGCGATCGTGCACGACATCGCGTTGTTGTCGACGCTGGGAGTGAAGCTGGTGCTGGTGCACGGCTCGCGGCGCCAGGTCGAGGAGAGCCTGCTCGCGGCGAAGGTACAGAGCGCGCTGGCGAACGGGCGCCGGATCACCGATGCGCCGGCACTGGCACTCGCGGTGCAGGCCGCCGGCGTGCTGCGGGCGCGCATCGAGGCACTGCTCTCGATGGGCATCGCGAACTCGCCGATGCACGGCGCGCGGATCCGCGTCTGCGGCGGCAACTTCGTGACCGCGCAGCCCTTCGGCGTCCATGAGGGGGTGGATTTCCAGCACACCGGCAGGCTGCGCCGGGTCGACCGCGAAGGCATTGCGGCACAGCTCGCGCTCGGCAATATCGTGCTGATCTCGCCGCTCGGCTATTCGCCGACCGGAGAGATATTCAACCTCAGCAAGGAAGAGGTCGCGGTATCGGTTGCCAGCGCCCTCGCGGCCGACAAGCTGATCCTGCTCGAAGATGCGCTGATTCGCGATGCCGACGGACAGCCGCTGCGCGATCTGCCGATCCAGCTCGCACAAAGCCTGTTCGAACACTCGCCGACGCCAGTGCTGGACGCGGCAATACAGGCCTGCCAGCTCGGGGTCGAACGCTGCCACGTGCTGGATTACCGGCGCGACGGGGCCTTGCTGCAGGAGTTGTTCACGCGCGACGGCGTGGGCACCATGATCAATCGCGGCGGCTACGAGAACATCCGCATGGCCGGCATCGAGGATGTGGGCGGCATCATGGAACTGATCGAACCGCTGGAAAGGGACGGCACCCTGGTGCGGCGTTCGCGCGAGCGGCTCGAAATCGACATCTCCGGCTTCAGCGTGGTCGAGCGCGATGGCGCGATCATCGCCTGCGCCGCGCTGTTCCCGGACCAGCCGAACCAGTCGGCGGAACTCGCCTGCGTGGCGACCGCACCGCATTACCGTCGCAGCGGGCGCGCCAACCGCCTGCTGGAACACATCGAGGGGCGCGCACGCACCCTTGGCATCACACGGCTGTTCGTGCTGACTACGCGCACCGCCCACTGGTTTCTGGAGCGCGGCTTTCACGCAGCGGAACTCTCTGAGCTCCCCGAGAAGCGGCGCGAACTCTACAACTACCAGCGCAACTCGCTGGTTTTCATCAAGGCGCTTGATTCGTGA
- the argE gene encoding acetylornithine deacetylase: MARPIPEIMTMFDRLLASPSVSSTAPEWDEGNRGVIELLAEWLDALGFRTEVQPLPGRADKANLIAVLGSGSAGLVLAGHTDTVPYDQALWQMNPFGLTLREDRLYGLGATDMKGFFPLALEAALEFHRSPLREPLILVATADEESSMDGANLLVASGKPQARHAIIGEPTDLRPVRMHKGMMMEAVTVTGQSGHSSNPALGVNALEGMLRVMSDLLAFRAELATTHRNPLFEVEVPTLNFGCIHGGDNPNRICGQCELHFDLRPLPGMDPDELRATIRERLARIAADTGMHIEMRSLFPGLPAFAEDAAAPIVRAAEQFTGYSAGQVAFATESPFLQRLGMQTVVMGPGSIHQAHQPNEYMELRQVEPAIGILKQMINRFCVTGQSR; the protein is encoded by the coding sequence ATGGCCCGGCCCATTCCTGAAATCATGACGATGTTCGACCGTCTTCTTGCATCGCCCTCGGTGAGCTCCACCGCGCCCGAGTGGGACGAAGGCAACCGCGGCGTGATCGAGCTGCTGGCGGAATGGCTGGACGCGCTCGGCTTTCGCACCGAGGTCCAGCCGTTGCCGGGGCGCGCCGACAAGGCCAACCTGATCGCGGTGCTGGGCAGCGGCTCCGCCGGCCTGGTGCTTGCGGGCCACACCGACACGGTGCCTTATGACCAGGCGCTGTGGCAGATGAATCCCTTTGGCCTGACACTGCGCGAGGACCGGCTCTACGGCCTCGGCGCCACCGACATGAAAGGCTTCTTCCCCCTGGCCCTGGAAGCCGCCCTCGAGTTCCACCGCAGCCCGCTGCGCGAGCCGCTGATCCTGGTCGCTACCGCGGACGAGGAGAGCTCGATGGACGGCGCCAACCTGCTGGTCGCCTCCGGCAAGCCGCAGGCGCGGCACGCGATCATCGGCGAGCCTACCGATCTCAGGCCGGTACGCATGCACAAGGGCATGATGATGGAAGCGGTCACCGTGACCGGGCAGTCGGGACACTCCTCCAACCCGGCGCTCGGCGTCAACGCGCTGGAAGGCATGTTGCGCGTGATGAGCGATCTGCTGGCCTTTCGCGCCGAACTGGCCACGACCCACCGCAATCCGCTGTTCGAGGTCGAGGTCCCCACGCTGAATTTCGGCTGTATCCACGGCGGCGACAACCCCAACCGTATCTGCGGCCAGTGCGAACTGCATTTCGACCTGCGCCCCCTGCCTGGCATGGACCCGGACGAGTTGCGAGCCACTATTCGCGAGCGCCTGGCGCGGATCGCCGCGGACACCGGGATGCATATCGAGATGCGTTCGCTGTTCCCCGGGCTGCCTGCTTTCGCCGAGGACGCCGCGGCACCGATCGTGCGCGCGGCCGAGCAATTCACCGGCTACAGCGCCGGCCAGGTCGCCTTCGCGACCGAGAGCCCCTTCCTGCAACGCCTCGGCATGCAGACCGTGGTGATGGGCCCGGGCTCTATCCACCAGGCGCATCAGCCGAACGAGTACATGGAACTGCGCCAGGTGGAGCCGGCCATCGGCATACTGAAACAGATGATCAACCGTTTTTGCGTGACCGGGCAATCGAGATGA
- a CDS encoding type II/IV secretion system protein: MSERKALGAGKPIDQGELMDALVADGVISETDARRLRYAPRVRDAKARHPLNFVADQGLADTRPGGRVLDMECLLAWLGERLGQSIYHIDPLRIDAAAVTEVMSFAFARRHRILAVESNAREVVIAGAEPLVSNWEPDLARTLRRPIRRVVVDPSDIDRYTVEFYSLAKSVSGARGLQGPAAGLANFEQLVELGKQKDPDANDQHIVSIVDWLLQYAFEQRASDIHIEPRREQANVRFRIDGVLHHVYHLPAAVSMAVTSRLKILGRMDLAEKRRPQDGRLKTRVPSGGEVELRLSTLPTAFGEKLVMRIFDPEVLVRSFRDLGLADEDHALWTGMVEQPHGIVLVTGPTGSGKTTTLYSTLKQLATPDVNVSTIEDPIEMVEPSFNQVQVQHGIGLDFASGVRALLRQDPDVIMIGEIRDQETAEMAVQAALTGHLVLSTLHTNDSPSAITRLLELGVPAYLIRATVLGVMAQRLVRVLCPHCKVAGTIDDESWNRLVAPWKAKAPATVYSAAGCLECRNTGFTGRQGIYEILRMDAPAQAALREHCDTDELRRIGMRGGMKTLRLSGARKIAAGLTTLEEVLRVAPSEQGRDGA; the protein is encoded by the coding sequence ATGTCCGAACGCAAGGCATTGGGTGCCGGCAAGCCGATCGATCAGGGCGAACTCATGGACGCGCTGGTCGCCGACGGCGTCATTTCCGAAACCGATGCGCGCCGCTTGCGTTACGCGCCGCGAGTGCGTGACGCGAAAGCGCGGCACCCGCTGAATTTCGTTGCCGACCAGGGCCTTGCCGACACGCGCCCCGGGGGACGGGTGCTCGACATGGAGTGCCTGCTGGCGTGGCTGGGCGAGCGCCTCGGGCAGAGCATCTACCATATCGATCCGTTGCGCATCGACGCGGCGGCGGTCACCGAAGTGATGTCATTTGCTTTTGCCCGGCGCCATCGCATCCTTGCGGTCGAAAGCAATGCGCGGGAAGTGGTGATCGCGGGCGCCGAGCCGTTGGTGTCGAACTGGGAGCCGGACCTGGCGCGTACCCTGCGCCGACCGATCAGGCGCGTGGTGGTGGATCCCTCCGATATCGATCGCTACACGGTGGAGTTCTACAGCCTCGCCAAATCGGTGAGCGGTGCGCGCGGCCTGCAGGGGCCCGCCGCGGGGCTGGCCAATTTCGAGCAGCTGGTGGAGCTCGGCAAGCAGAAGGACCCCGATGCCAACGACCAGCATATCGTCAGCATCGTCGACTGGCTGCTGCAATACGCGTTCGAGCAGCGCGCCAGCGATATCCATATCGAGCCGCGCCGCGAGCAGGCCAATGTGCGGTTCCGGATCGATGGTGTGCTGCACCACGTCTACCACCTGCCGGCCGCTGTTTCGATGGCCGTGACCAGCCGGCTGAAAATTCTCGGGCGCATGGACCTCGCGGAAAAACGCCGGCCGCAGGACGGGCGCCTGAAAACCAGGGTGCCCAGCGGTGGCGAGGTGGAGCTGCGTCTGTCGACGCTGCCCACGGCGTTTGGCGAGAAGCTGGTGATGCGCATCTTTGACCCCGAGGTGCTGGTGCGCAGCTTCCGTGATCTTGGTCTGGCCGACGAGGATCATGCGTTGTGGACCGGCATGGTCGAGCAGCCGCACGGCATCGTTCTGGTCACGGGGCCGACCGGATCCGGCAAGACCACCACCCTCTACTCCACGCTGAAGCAGCTCGCCACGCCTGATGTGAACGTCAGCACCATCGAGGACCCGATCGAGATGGTCGAGCCGAGCTTCAACCAGGTGCAGGTGCAGCACGGTATCGGGCTCGATTTTGCGAGCGGGGTGCGGGCCCTGCTGCGCCAGGATCCCGACGTGATCATGATCGGCGAGATCCGTGACCAGGAGACCGCCGAGATGGCGGTACAGGCAGCGCTGACCGGGCACCTCGTGCTGTCGACGCTGCACACCAATGACAGCCCGTCGGCGATCACCCGGCTACTGGAGCTGGGGGTGCCGGCCTACCTGATCCGGGCCACGGTGCTCGGTGTCATGGCGCAGCGCCTGGTGCGGGTGCTGTGCCCCCACTGCAAGGTGGCCGGCACCATCGATGACGAGAGCTGGAACCGGCTGGTTGCGCCGTGGAAGGCAAAAGCGCCGGCCACGGTCTATTCGGCCGCCGGCTGCCTGGAATGCCGCAACACCGGTTTTACGGGCCGCCAGGGGATTTACGAGATTCTGCGCATGGACGCCCCCGCACAGGCAGCGCTGCGCGAGCACTGCGATACCGACGAGTTGCGTCGCATCGGTATGCGGGGCGGCATGAAGACCCTGCGCCTGAGCGGTGCGCGCAAGATTGCCGCGGGCCTCACCACGCTCGAGGAAGTGCTGCGCGTGGCTCCATCGGAGCAGGGCAGGGACGGCGCGTGA